The Psychrobacter arenosus region GAATAAAATAATTTAATGTTTAGATTTTCTATCAAAATAATAATAAGTTTTAATCAGCATTATTGAACCAGTTAATCAATGATAAATGTTTAAATAAATAGAATAATGGTAGTTATCACAGTAGCTTAAGCGTGAAGAAACAGAGTTTATATTCCCTTTTTTATCAGACATATTGAATCCACTATTCTGAGAGTATTCCAATTTATATAAAATCCACATGTTTACACTAAAACTTAAAATATTTTTATATGTAAGTTATTCTAATTAAATATTACGATAAGAGGTGTTTGGCTAATACGACTACATAGCAGATTTACGAATTTAATGCTAGCGAGACATTATATAGTCTGTTAAGATTATATTAACAATAAGCATTGCTTTAGCCATTGATGAATCCAATACCACCGATAATTACTATGTAAGCATACATTTGTTCAATAAAATTATGATTTATAGTGCTTCAATTGAACTTAAGCCTTAATCGAGATTTATTGGTTCAATCTTACATTTAGCGTTAGCACTCAACATATTGTAAGGATGATAAGAGATAGAGATAGCTATAGTTATGAATATATTTATTCAGTAAGTTAAAAAAACGAGAGACTGTAATCATGGGTAAATTATGGCATTCGATAATATTTTAGTGGTTTGCGTAGGTAATATATGTCGCAGCCCAATGGCAATGGCGCTACTGCAAGCACAATATCTGGATAAGCATATTGATTCCGCAGGAGTTTCAGCCGCAGTGGGGCAGCCTGCAGATACTGCAGCTATTGAGATAATGAAAGCTCAGAAAATAGATATTACTGACCATATATCCAAACAGATTACATCAGAATTGACGGTTAATGCTGATTTGATTTTGACTATGTCCATCAGTGAAGCTAAGTGGATTAAATCTAAATGGCCACATTGCCGTGGCAAGATTTTCCGATTGGGACATTGGCTTGAGAAAGACATTCCTGACCCTTATCGTCATGAATTTTCCGCATTTGAAGCCGCCTATCAAGACATCGTAGCTAGCCTAAAACTTTGGGAAGACAAAATTAGTTAATTAGTGATTTACTTATGAGTATAACTATTCCAGTTTTGGCTAAGGCTGAGCTTCTCCTCGATAAGGTAACAACGATATTGATTTGTTAATCCTGTTGTTAATTACTACAAAGCTATAAAGTTGGTATTGCGTGCGCTCATTCTTAACACCTTAAATAGAGCTCACGATAGACAATCTATCCTATCAATATCAATGCTTAATCTAAACGTTTAGTAGGCCTAGTATGATTCACATTAGTGCCTTCGTTTACGCAAAAAATTGAGACTTAATGCCCTATCACTGTCATTCATTAAGCCATTGTCTGTTACTTTATAACAATATCTAAACCGGTTAACTTATTAACTTGACCAAGGGTAATGGCTAAAGGCAGTGGGGTGTTTGTCTTAGATATATGCAAACCGGACAAAATCGTCGATTTAGCTCAATGTGTTTTTACTCAAGTGATTGTGATATCAAAGACAAAAATAATACTGATAGAGATAGAGATAGAGATAGAGATAGAGATAGAGATAGAGATAGAGATAGAGATAGAGATAGAGATATCGAGATTGCCATCAATGGATTGAGACTGGGTAAATACGCTATTAAGAGTTAATTATTAGTTAAGATAATGTCAAGAGCATGCTACATACTTTAATTATTCATGCTATACAGCACAGTTTTACTTCAAAGTATTGAAGAAACTTTGTCAGTCTTAGCAAAAAAAGCTTAGCCAGAAAATGTTTCATAACTAGAAGGTGGTTTTGAGCATTTTGCCGCCAGATATTATTCTGAGGGCTTAAATATTAGCAAACAAATATCGATTAATGTAGATAAAGTTATAAAGACCATGTAGTATATTTATTAGTATTCGATCTAGCAGTATTTGGTTGCTAGGGTATTCTTTTTAGGATGACTCGTATTCTCGCATTTATAACAATAGTTTGAGTGAATTGCTATGATTTTATTAACCGGTGGTGCCGGCTATATCGGCTCACATATGCTGTTAGATCTTCTGAAAGCAGATTATGAAGTAGTGGTATTGGACAACTTAAGCAATAGCAGTATTAAAGCTATTAAAAGAGTAGAGCAATTAACGAATAAGACTTGTGTTTTTATTGAGGGAGATATCAGGGACACTACCTGTCTAACCAACATATTTACTCAACATAATATTGATTCAGTACTGCATTTCGCGGGTCTTAAGGCTGTGGGAGAAAGTACTGAAAATCCTTTACTATACTTCGATAATAATATCTCAGGTAGCTTGCAGCTACTGCAGTCTATGCAGCAGTTTGGGGTAAATAAATTA contains the following coding sequences:
- a CDS encoding low molecular weight protein-tyrosine-phosphatase encodes the protein MAFDNILVVCVGNICRSPMAMALLQAQYLDKHIDSAGVSAAVGQPADTAAIEIMKAQKIDITDHISKQITSELTVNADLILTMSISEAKWIKSKWPHCRGKIFRLGHWLEKDIPDPYRHEFSAFEAAYQDIVASLKLWEDKIS